A genome region from Polypterus senegalus isolate Bchr_013 chromosome 7, ASM1683550v1, whole genome shotgun sequence includes the following:
- the pomk gene encoding protein O-mannose kinase, whose protein sequence is MAKAGDTGRTIPAALLCLGALLCGNLILYLYVETLYKSSGPQEHLAGDSVCPRAHFSLKATRNCTPWLSCEAVRREVRPLRLTGQGAVKQVFLSEWKGNKVALSRLTSEEFLEDFLHGLDMLQSLQSKYVVILIGFCMEDHTIVTEYHPLGSLANINVVFSFEKYKSLNTWHNRFRLAMEYVSIINFLHNSPAGTRVMCDSSDLNKTLSQYLLTNDFHLVANDLDALPLVDKNANDGIKCGHRELFGNFVAPEQLWPYGQDVQFTDKRMPSYDEKTDIWKIPDVTDFLLGQVEGSDVVRFHLFDTHKSCKKQDPTARPSSLTVLEAYKSVYVTLIKGNMAHAARDML, encoded by the exons ATGGCCAAAGCGGGAGACACCGGCAGAACCATCCCAGCGGCGCTGCTGTGCTTGGGCGCGCTGCTCTGCGGCAACCTCATTTTGTACCTCTACGTGGAGACGCTATACAAGTCATCCGGCCCGCAGGAGCACCTAGCTGGCGACTCCGTCTGCCCCCGCGCGCACTTCAGTCTGAAAGCCACGAGGAATTGCACCCCCTGGCTGTCGTGTGAGGCCGTGCGCCGCGAAGTGAGGCCGCTGCGTCTCACCGGACAAGGAGCAGTCAAGCAG GTCTTCCTCTCGGAATGGAAAGGCAACAAAGTGGCTCTTTCCAGGCTCACTTCTGAAGAGTTCCTAGAAGATTTTCTGCACGGCTTGGACATGTTGCAGTCTTTGCAGAGCAAGTATGTTGTCATCCTCATTGGCTTCTGTATGGAAGACCACACAATTGTCACCGAATACCATCCTTTGGGATCTCTTGCCAATATTAATGTTGTTTTCAGTTTTGAGAAATACAAAAGTCTGAACACTTGGCACAATCGATTCCGACTAGCGATGGAGTATGTGTCTATCATCAACTTTTTGCACAACAGCCCAGCAGGCACAAGGGTTATGTGTGATTCTAGTGACCTTAACAAGACTTTGTCCCAGTATTTACTGACCAATGACTTCCATCTTGTGGCAAATGATTTGGATGCCCTTCCTCTTGTTGACAAGAATGCTAATGATGGAATTAAATGTGGCCATCGAGAACTATTTGGAAATTTTGTGGCACCCGAACAGCTGTGGCCTTATGGTCAGGATGTGCAGTTTACTGACAAAAGGATGCCGTCCTACGATGAAAAAACAGATATTTGGAAAATCCCAGATGTGACTGACTTTCTACTAGGGCAGGTAGAAGGGAGTGACGTTGTCCGTTTTcatctttttgacacccataAATCCTGTAAAAAACAAGATCCAACAGCAAGGCCTTCAAGTCTGACTGTTTTAGAAGCATACAAATCTGTATATGTGACCTTGATTAAAGGGAACATGGCACATGCTGCTAGAGACATGTTGTGA